A single region of the Malus sylvestris chromosome 8, drMalSylv7.2, whole genome shotgun sequence genome encodes:
- the LOC126633398 gene encoding gibberellin 3-beta-dioxygenase 1-like, with amino-acid sequence MGAISDPYGAHLHHIIPIDFNSIQTLPESHVWHDHSDESSSGVPSADPLSVPVIDLMDPEAPSLMIQACEEWGIFQVIGHGLTKLMDDVESEAEKLFGLPVDQKLKALRSPGGATGYGRPHISPFFDKHMWQEGFTIMGSPVDHAKQLWPQDYQGFCDTMDDYQNQMKALAQKLIHIFFKSLDINFEEFDWLNDSGSSNPSTALQLNSYPPCPDPTRALGMATHTDTSLVTIVQQSKTSGLQVFKDGAGWVLVQPIPGALTVNLGDYLHILSNGVFTSVRHRVVVNQQIQRFSMAYFYSPPRDFTVSPVLSRVLEKVPKYRSLTVKEYVDIKGKHLEKAFSLIQN; translated from the exons ATGGGTGCTATATCAGATCCCTATGGAGCTCATCTCCATCATATCATCCCCATCGACTTTAACTCAATCCAGACATTGCCTGAATCGCATGTATGGCATGATCACTCCGATGAGTCTTCATCTGGGGTACCCTCCGCCGACCCGTTATCTGTACCCGTCATCGACCTCATGGACCCGGAGGCTCCAAGTCTCATGATCCAGGCATGTGAGGAATGGGGTATTTTTCAGGTGATAGGTCATGGCCTTACAAAACTCATGGACGATGTGGAGTCTGAAGCTGAAAAATTGTTTGGTCTTCCTGTTGACCAAAAACTGAAAGCCCTACGATCTCCAGGTGGGGCTACTGGGTATGGTCGTCCTCATATATCGCCATTTTTTGACAAACATATGTGGCAGGAAGGGTTTACTATCATGGGGTCTCCAGTCGATCATGCTAAGCAACTTTGGCCCCAAGACTATCAAGGCTTTTG TGACACAATGGACGATTATCAGAACCAAATGAAGGCATTAGCACAGAAACTAATCCACATTTTCTTCAAATCTTTGGACATTAATTTTGAAGAATTTGATTGGCTTAATGACAGTGGGTCAAGCAATCCGAGCACTGCTTTGCAACTAAACTCCTACCCGCCCTGCCCTGATCCTACTCGAGCCCTGGGCATGGCAACACACACAGACACATCCCTGGTCACCATTGTCCAACAATCCAAAACCAGCGGCCTCCAAGTCTTCAAAGACGGAGCCGGGTGGGTTCTGGTGCAACCCATACCCGGTGCCCTAACTGTTAACCTTGGTGACTATCTCCACATTCTCTCTAATGGGGTGTTTACAAGTGTCCGTCATCGTGTTGTGGTGAACCAGCAGATCCAGCGATTTTCCATGGCCTACTTTTATTCTCCCCCAAGGGATTTTACAGTCTCCCCGGTTCTCTCTAGGGTTCTGGAAAAAGTGCCTAAGTACCGTTCACTCACAGTGAAGGAATATGTCGATATCAAGGGGAAGCATCTTGAAAAGGCATTTTCTTTGATTCAAAATTAG